The Thermocrinis ruber genomic sequence ACGCTGTCCGTTTGGATCACTAAGTTATTTTTCGATACATACAAAAAAGCTATGTGAGAGTATGGCACAGCTACCCTACGGTTTTCCTCCTCGTAGATTAGATACCTATCCTCAAGCTTCACTCCATACTTTAGATACCTTTCACTTCTTTTCATTGCTTTACAAACATCGCATAAAAGCCGTAGGCGTAGGGTCCCACCTCCACCACCCTTCCTACCCTTAAACCCGCCTCTTCTAGGATCATTCCCACCTCCCACTCAGAATAAACCTCCTCGGGTGGTGGTCCTTTGTCCCTTTCCTCCTTCTTCCAGTCTATGAGGGCAAGGTAGCTAATGGGTTTGCTTACCCTTTCAAGCTCTTTTAAAAACTTCACTGGGTCCTCTAATTCATGAAATACAAAAGCCATGTATGTGAAATCTACCGTGTTGTCTGGGAGTGGAATTTGGTTCTCTTGGGACAGCAGAACCTCCACATTTTTGAGCCCAAGCTGGCTAACTTTGTTCCTTGCATACTCCACCGCCTCTGGGCTTATATCTATGGCATAGACCTTTCCGCTATCTGAGACCATTTTGGAAAGGTAAGGTAAATAAAAGCCTGCACCTGTGCCCACATCAAGAACTGTCATACCGGGCTTTAACCCAAAGGATTTGAGAACTGCCTCCGGGTCAAAAAGGCTAAGCCTTTCTGGATCGTCCAACTTCTTCAGTTTTTCTGGGTCAAACTTATGCATGTTAAGATTTTATCATGCTCGGTATTATAGGTGGAAGCGGGCTTTATAGAATGGATGGGTTAAAAAATCTCAGAGAGGTGTCCCTAAACACACCCTTCGGAGAGCCTTCTTCTCCTGTGATCTTAGGTGAGCTAAGCGGGAAGCAAGTTGCCTTCATATCAAGGCATGGGCTAAACCATCAGTATCCTCCCTCCCTTGTGCCATACAGGGCAAACCTTTGGGCTTTTAAGGAACTTGGAGTAAAAAGGGTCTTGGCTATTTCTGCGGTGGGGGCTATCAATGAGAGGTTTAAGCCGGGGGACTTTGTGGTGGTGGATGACCTCATAGATTTAACCAAAAGGCGGGAAGACACCTTTTATAAGGGTGCCTACTCAGTGGAAGTACAAGGAGAGGACAAACCCTCCAAGCTCCTGAGAGAAAAAAAGGTAGTTCATGTGGATATGACGCAGGCTTATTGCCCTCATATGAGAAAGGTTTTGATTGAAACTTTGGAAGAGTTAAAGCTCAGCTATCATCCCGCGGGCGTCTATGCCTGCACGGAGGGCCCAAGGTTTGAAACACCCGCAGAAATAAGGGCTATAAAGCTATTGGGTGGAGATGTGGTAGGTATGACCGGCTATCCGGAGGTTGCCTTGGCGAGGGAGCTCGGCATGTGCTGTGCGAGCCTTTGTGTAGTGGCAAACCCAGCGGCGGGCATTGCAGGCTATCGTCTAACCAGCGAGGAGGTTATTTTAATGATGAAAAACAAGGAAGAAGAGATAAAGAAAGTGTTAAGGTTATTTGTAGCAAATCTCCCAGAGGAGAGATTATGCAAATGTGAAGAATCTTTGGAAGGGGCGGAGGTTTAAAGAAGTCCGTTACTTCTGAACGAGAAAAACTCCTTTTGGTTAATGATAATGTGGTCTAAAAGTTCAAAACCCAACAGCTCGCAGGCTTGCTTTAGTCTTTTGGTGAACTCTATGTCTTCCTTTGATGGTCTTGCGTCTCCCTTTGGATGGTTGTGCAGGACGATCAAAGAACTGCATGCTTTTTTTACGGCGGTGTAGAGTATATCCTTTGGTTCTGCGTAAAGGGAGTTCATTTTACCTATGGCAACCACTTCGTAATCTACCACCTTGTTGGTTGGTGTAAGATAAAGGGCAATGAGATGTTCCCTCCTTTCATCAAAGAGCACCTTTTTTTTGACAAAATTGTAGGCATCTTGCGGGTTGGAGATTTTAAAGTCTCCATAGGGGTCGTTTATCCTTTTGGCAAGTTCTATGACTGCTTTGAGTTGGCAAGCTTTAGCAAAGCCCAAACCTTTGATCTTCTTAGTTAGCTCCTCCACATCCATAGACATAAGCGTTTCCCATCCTAAGCTAACTACCTTGCTTGCTAAGCTTATAACATCCTCACCTTTTGTGCCAGAGCCGAAGATAACCGCCAAAAGTTCCTCATCCGATAAGTTGGATGCACCAAACTTGGCGAGCTTTTCCCGAGGGCGCAGGTCCTTGGGTAGTTCCCTTATGGACTTCTTTGGATACATCAGGAGCCCAGCATAAAATCCAGGATGGACGCCTCTATCTGCACTTCCCAGTCCTGAAAGCTTTGATCTTTATTGCTTATTTGCAGGTACCCATCCCTTTCCAGATAGAGGATCAGCTTGGCTAAGTTGGCAAGACCGCAAAGCCTGGCGGACTGAAGATTTGTGAGCTTTACCTTTGGAAAGGGTGTTTCTGCCTCCTTGTAAATCCTCAAAAGTTCATCTCTCAGATGGTAATACAGGTTCTCCAGATCACACATTCAATACCTCCTTCACAACATCTTGGTCTTTAAAGGGATATTTTACTCCTTTTATTTCTTGGTAGTCTTCATGTCCTTTGCCTGCTATGAGGACTACATCTCCCTCTTTGGCGTTCTGCAAAGCGAACTTTATTGCTTCCTTTCTGTCCTTTTGCACAAAGACCTTTTGCTTTTGCTCTATGCCCTTCAAAATGTCCTCTATTATAGCTTCGGGTTCTTCCCACCTTGGGTTGTCGGAGGTTATAACCACAAAGTCTGCCCACTTTCCCGCAACCTTTCCCATCAAAGGTCTTTTGGTCTTATCCCTGTTGCCACCAGCACCAAAGACCACCCATAACTTGCCCTTTGTCAGTCTTCTGGCAGTGATCAAAACCTTCTCCAAGGCATCTGGCGTGTGGGCATAATCTACTATTGCCAACTTCCCTTCCTTGAAAAAGGTCTCAAACCTGCCGGGAACGATTACCCTTTCTACACCGTGTTGTATTGTCTCCGCATCCAAGCCAAAGAGAAAGCCCACAAGGATGCCCAAACTGAGATTGTAAGCCTGAAATTCACCCCTTAGGTTGGAGGAAAATTTGTAGGTCCTACCTTCCCACTCAAGAGTAAGCTTGCTACCCTCAATAGATGTCTCAAAGTCTATTATTCTAAGATTTCCATTCCTTCCGTAAGTTATAGCTTTTCCTTTGAGCTCTTCTAAGATTCGCCTACCGTATTCATCGTCTATGTTTATTAAAGAATACTCCTGCGGGTACTCTACAAAGAGCCTCAGCTTTGCCCGAAAGTAGTTTTCCATAGAGCCATGATAGTCCAGATGATCCTGAGAGAGGTTGGTAAAGGCAGTTATAAAAAACTTTGTGCCCCAAACACGCCTTTGGTCTAAGGCATGGGAAGAAACCTCGCAGGCTACCACCTCTGCCCCATCCTCCAACATCTGCTTTAATGTACGGTGCCACTGGATAGGGTCCGGCGTCGTTCTTCCTTCATACTCGTATATTTTGTTTTTAAAGCGGTAGTATATGGTGCCTATAAGACCGGTGGGAATACCCCCTGCGTTGAGAACAGCTTCCACTATATGGCTACTTGTGGTCTTTCCGTTGGTGCCCGTTATACCCACTACTTTTAGCCTTTCGGAAGGTCTGCCAAAGAACTCATTAGCCAACTCTCCAAGAAATTTTCTGGTGTCTTCAACCTTGATGATCCTCTCGTCTTTTATTCCTACGTCCCTCTCCACAAATACCAAACTGGCACCTCTACTTAGGGCTTCTTGAACAAAGTTGTGTCCATCTGTGGAGGAACCCTTTATGGCCACAAAAACCCAACCTTCCTGAACTTCCTTTGAATTTTGGGTGATGCCCTTTATCTTGGAAGGCTCCACCTTAGACTATTTTAACTCAGAAAGGTATATTTCCGCCCTCTTCCAACCATCCCAGCCTTTCACAAACACATCCTCTATGCTTTTTATGTTAAGTTTCCTGAGCCTCTTGTATTCGCTTAGGTCCTCCAAAAACCTCTTTAATTGTTCTTCTTCGTCAAAATAGTACAGGTCCTTTCCCTCCCGCGCCACGCAGTAATAGTCCTCTTTGACAAAGCCCATGCATACTGGACATCTGGTGCCCTTTGGTGGTGGCTTTGGAGGCCTGAGCTTTTCTTCCCGCTTTTCCTTAAAAGCATAAAAGCCCAAGGCAAGTATAAAACCCGCAAAAACAGATTCTATAGCAAAGGACTGGATAGCCGAAATCTTCCCACTAACAAAACCAAAGAGGGATATAAGAATACCCGAGGCGGTGAGCCCCGCAGTGATAAAAACATGCTTGAGGGCGACCCCTTTGAATATGAAGAGTAGCGTCATAAGAAAGCCAAAAACCTCAAGGAGCCTTGAAGCAAAGATCAGAAGGTATCCTGCGTCACTCATTGGTTTTTTCCGGCAACTTTGTGGGTTTAAAAAGAGGAAGCTTTCTTATGTTCTTTAGTCTATACACGAAGTATTCCCTGTTTTTTTCGGAGAGTGCCATACCCAAAAGACCCGTCATAAAACTTGCCAAAACAAACATGCCCAAAATTATACCCACAAGCCTTACCCTTTTTCTTCTCTCCATATCCATCTTAAACTCTCCCTTTTTACAAAGCCCCGCCCAAGGGGGCGGGGAGTTTTGGCCACAGCACGAGGCGCACCATAAGCTTATATGTGGGTGTGATAACCCTTATAGTATGCGTAGGGATGCCAGTCTTCGGGCACCTCTACGGGGTACTTTTTGAAGTTGTGAGGTCCAACGGGGGTGTCTGTCATGGTCCATTCGAGGGATGGAGAACCCCATGGATTGTCGGGTGCCTTTGGACCCCAGAGGCTCTTGATCCAGTTGATAAAGCTAAGCAAGATTCCTATTCCGAGTATTACCGCACCAACAGTTTGGATCTGCATCAAGCTAACCCATTCGGGAATAGGTGGATAGTCTGCGTACCTTCTTGGCATACCGTGAACCATTCCCATATACATTTGGAAGAAGTAGAAGATGTTGGAGCCGATCAGCATCAACCAAAAGCTTAGCTTTGCAAGCCCTTCCGAATACATCTTGCCTATAATCTTTGGATACCAATAATACATACCGCTGAAGGCTCCAAAGGTAAGTGCCATACCAAGCACATAGTGGAAGTGTCCTACTACGAATAGAGAGTCAGATACACCAAGGTCTATGGACACCATGGCGTTTGGAATGCCCGTAAGACCTCCTATCAGGAACATGAGAATTCCACCCAACGTAAAGAGCATGGGCGCATTGAACCTTATGGCACCCTTGTGCAAGGTTGCCACCCAGTTGAAGATCTTTATACCCGTCGGCACTGCCACAAAGAGGGTTGTATAAGAAAAGATCACCCTTGCCCAGTCTGGCACACCGGAGACGAACATGTGATGGACCCAAGTAAAGAAACCAACCGACGCTATGGCGTAAATAGCGAGCATCATGGATATGTATCCAAATATGGGCTTTCTGGACATGGTGGATATTACCTCAGAGAACACACCGAAGGCTGGAAGGATCATGATATAAACAACTGGGTGAGAGTAGAACCAGAGAAGGTGTTGGTAAAACAGTGGGTCTCCACCCAAGGCTGGGTTGTAAAAGTTTGTTCCAAGATATTTGTCAGTGAAGAGAAGGGCTACTGCTCCCAGAAGGGCTGGCACACCAAAGAGGTTTATAAGGCTCGCTGCCATTATGGAGTGCACAAAGAGGTTTAACTTTGTCCATCCAAGACCCTTTGCCCTAAGGCTAACAATGGTAGTGATCATGTTCACAGAACCTGCGGTGGATGATACTCCATAAAGGGTGACTATGGCAACGTATAGGATGGTAGAACCTGCGTTCTCGTTTATAGAATAGGGAGGGTATCCAGTCCATAGCATCATGATCCAGTTTTGGGGAATGAGGGTAAGAAGCACCAGCACGCTGGCACCAAAGAAAGCCCAGTATCCAAAGGCGTTTAGCCTCGGGAAGGCAACATCCTTCGCCCCTATCATCAGGGGAACAAGTATGTTGGCAAAGCCACCTACCCAAACATTGACCGCCCACCAGAGCAGGATAACCGCACCGTGTCCAGTAAGCAGATAGTTGTAAAGGTCTGCCCCAGTTTTACCAAAGAGGGAGGGTAGTTGAATACCGGGTACAGTCTGCTCAAATCTTATCAGCATACCAAAGAGACCTGCTACCGCAAAGTATAGGAGCACTGTTACAAGGTAGAGCATACCTACCTTTTTGTGGTCTGTGGTAAAGAGCCATTCTTTTAAGGTGGCTCCGTACCATGGAATTGAAGGAGCTTTTGCTACCGCCATGGCTTTACCTCCTTTTATTGGGTTGTAATATTAGCTTCAATGCTTGAAGTTTGTTGGGCTGGCTCGGCTCCACCAAGCCACTTGTTGAACTCTTCCTCGGGAACAACCTTTAAGATCGCAAACATCCTTGCGTGCCAGGTTCCGCAGTATTCCCTGCAAAAGACAAAGTATTCACCGGGCTTGTTGATTTGGAACCAAAGCTTTGTGATCCTACCGGGCACCGCATCCTCGGTGATCTTTGCAGGATGCACAAAGAAGGAGTGGATCACATCCCTTGAGGTTAGATAGACCTTAACGGGTTTGCCAGCAGGTATGTATGCCTTTTGTTCTTCTGGGGCTGTGAATCCTTCCGGGTTAAAGAAGGCATAAACCTTCTTTCCGTTGGGATACTCAAACTCCCAACCCCACATGAAGGCAACCACTTTGAGCTCCAAGGCACCCTCTGGGGCGTTCCTCTGCTTTACAAAGTTTGCGAAGGAGTAGGTGCCCAAAAACAGCACGATGATGGTGGGTATGACAGTCCAGACAACCTCAAGGGCAGTGTTTCCTTCAATGTGCTCTCCTTCCTCACGCTCTCCCTTTTTGTAGCGATACTTGATGGCAAAGTAAATGGAGGGAATGGCTACTATGAGGTAAATTATGACCGCTACCCAGAACCATACCTTTACTGAGTTCTCCCAGTAAACCCTCGGGTAGGCAAGCACCTCCTCTGCAAAAACTGACCCAGTGAGGGCAAGCAGTGTTAATAGGTACTTCATGGCTACACCTCCTTTGCTCTTTTAATAAAGGCGTAAGCAAGGGTAAAACTACCCAAAGTAAAGCCGGCTATAGCAAAGAGTACCACAGGGTTTAGTCCATACTTGCCTGTGTTGGGGTCGTACTTGTAGCAGACCATGAAGGCTATATCCACTATGGTGTTTTTGGTGATCCTGAAGGTCTCCGCCTCCGCTAAAGCGATCCTAAAATCCGTTTCCCTCGGAGATATACCATACAGGTATCTTGATACCTTACCCTCTGGGTCTATAAATATCACCACGTTGGGATGGACAAAAACCCTGTCCTGCCTTGAGTAGAAGAACCTATAGCCCAAAGACTGAGATAACTTCTTTATATCCTCTTCCTTCATAATGCCAAAGGTCCAGCGGGAGGAGGGAGAGATACCCAGCTTTTTCTTGAACTCCTGCAAATCTCTTAGGGTATCCTCCTTGTCAAAGGAAAGAACAATTCCCCTAAAGTCTTTGCTTATGTTTTTGGATGCCTCTATGGCGTTTTTGATTATGAGAGGGCACGCGGAGTCGCAGGTGTAGTAGCCGAGGATCAGGGCGGTAGGATGTCCCTTTATGTAGTCCAGAAGTTTGTGGGTTCTTCCGTGTTCGTCGGTAAATTCCACATCTGCAACCTGTTTACCCAAATACTTCTCCTCTTCAATTTTCAAGATTGTTGGGTCAAAAAAGCCTTCATGGTCTTTGGGCATTGGTACAGCCCAGCTAAGGGTTAAGACCCCAAACACGGTAAGCAGGACTAACACCCACCTCATGGCTTAAAAGGTTCCGTAAGAACCTACTATATAGGCAGTGCCGGCTACCAAAAGCCAAGCTAGATCCACAAAGTGCCAGTAAAAGCTTGCAGCCTTTATTGGGGTGATCTTTCCAAGGGCTTTACCGCTTGTTAGCAAAAGCACCAACTGCATACCTATTCCTACGATAACGTGGGAGGCGTGCACACCGGTTAGCATGTAAAAACCAGTACCATACATGTTTGAGCTTATTGTGAAGCCCTTTTCCCAAAGGTGCATCCACTCCCAAGCGTGCAAAGCTATGAACAGAGTGCCAAGCACCATAGTTGCTATAAGCCACATCCGGTATCCACCAAGATCATTATGCTCCAAAGCCTTCTCCGCCTTCCATATGGTAAAGCTTGAAGCCCAAAGGATAAGGGTCAGAAGACCTACGAGGGGCAAGTTCATTCCACCCTCTGGAATCCATTTAGTAACCCACTCAGTGGCGTGTGTAACCCTTGCCATCCAAAAGCCCGCAAAGATTGAGCCGAATATTACGACTTCCGCAAAGACAAACCAAACTATACCCTGAAAGCCAAGCCCTTGGTCCGGCTCCTTTGAGAAGTGCTCATTAGCCCAACCTATTACACCTATTACCAAAAGCACAAGGGCTACGCCTGCAAGTATTAGACCCACGAGACTCCATCCCCATCCAAAATACGCAACCGCCGCTAAAGAGAGAACTAAAGGCACCAAACCTACTGGTAAGCCCCATGGGCTTGTTTCGTGATGTGCTACATGTGTTTCTTCATGCGCCATTTTTGCACCTCCTTATGGTTTTAATTATTGATATAAATCATCTTTCCTCTTTTGTCAAGTCTAAACTATATGATTTTTTAACTTTTTTGTCGTTTTATGATGTTAAATTTGTGTTAAATTGTGTTAAAAATATAAAAGTTAATGAAATGCTTGAACAAAGCTTATCGGAAAAACTCTCTAAGATGGACAAAACGAGAAAATGTTAATTTTTTTAGCTCCACGATGGTATAAATGACAATAAAGGAGACAAATTATCTATAGACGATTTCATACTTAGCATTCCAAAGAAACCTCCTGTAGAACCTTCCTACCACATTCCTCTTCCCAACTCACATGCTACGGTCCCTCTCGCAAAGCTGTCTGAAAAGGATCAGTTTGGTTATAATTAACAACAATGCTGAAAATACCTAGGCACATAGCGGTCATAATGGACGGTAATGGGAGGTGGGCAAAGGAAAGAGGTCTGCCAAGGATAGCAGGACATTATGAAGGCGTAAAAAGGGCAGAAGAAGTAGTCTATGCATGTCAGGAGCTAGGCGTGGAGTTTTTGACACTGTACACCTTTTCCACAGAAAACTGGAAAAGACCCAAGGAAGAAATAAAAGCCCTCTTTGAGCTTTTTGAGAACTATTTAACCAAAAAAGTTCCAGAGTTAAAAAAGAGAGACATAAAGCTGAAGTTTATAGGAAGGAGAGACAGACTTCCTAAAAGCACTCTGAAGGTTATGGATTACGCGGAAAAAGAAACAAAGAACTGTACATCCCTTACGGTTATTTTGGCAGTGGATTACGGAGGTAGGGATGAGATAATTAGGGCAGTAAACAAACTGTTAAACTCTGGCATAAAGAGTATAACTGAAGAACAATTTGCCCAATTTCTAGACCTTGTGGGTATTCCAGAACCTGATTTGCTTATTAGAACCGCCGGAGAAGAGAGAGTATCCAACTTTCTACTTTGGCATATTGCCTATACTGAATTTTACTTTTCACCGGTTTATTGGCCCGATTTTACAAAGGAAGAGCTCATAAAGGCCTTGGAAGACTTTTCCTGCAGGGAGAGAAAATTCGGTGCGGTTCTCTAAAGGGAGGGAAGGTGTAGGTCTTCTCATAGGCGTAGCAACTTTTCTATCTGCCTTTCTTCCGAATTCTATGTTTTTACTCTTTCTGTGTCTCTTAGCCTTTGGTATGGCAAGGGAATTGGGAAAGGCTTTGGGAGCTTCAGAGGTTTCTTATCTTGCCCCTTTAGTACTTGTTTTATCTGTTTTTAGTTTTGAGCTTGGAATCGCTGGAGTTCTACTGCTTGCTTTCTTGTTTGCATACCTTAGGTGGTCCTTGGACTGTCTTTTGAAGGCGGTTTTTGTACTTATTTACGCTGGTTTTTTACCGATATATTTGTATATGGTCAAGAGCCAAAGTTCGTGGGAACTTATTAAGTTAGTCTTTTTTGCATACACGGTGGATACTGCCTCTTATTATGCGGGTAAGCTTTTTGGTAAAAGACCTTTGGCGGTTAGGTTATCCCCTAAAAAGACCTGGGAAGGTTTGGCGGGCGGTATGCTTGGTGGTATGCTCTTTTTTTACTTTATTAATAAGCCCGTACTCCTTGCAGTGCCTTTTGTTCTTATCGCCTTAGCGGGAGACCTCTTCAAAAGCTTTATTAAAAGACAGGTGGGAATTAAAGACTTTTCTAACCTGCTTGGAGAACATGGTGGTTTAGTGGATAGATTTGATTCGGTGCTCTTTGTTGCGATTTTTTGGAAATTCCTATAATATTGAATAGGAGGGGTTGAGATGAAAAAATTGTTGTTAATTATTTTATGTGCGCTTGTAAATCTTGCCTATGCCACTACACTCCGGGAGATGAGGTTCGAAAACACTAAGCTTGAGACTGTTCTCAAAGCCCTGTTTCAGGTGGCAGAGTTAAATGTGATCTTTGACCCAAACATAAGCGCAGACCTGCAAAAGCCTGTTAGCGTATCTGTTTTTAAGCCTATGCCCATTGGGGAGGCTATTAACCTTATTCTCAAAGAGTACGGCCTTATAGCAGTTCCTGTGGATACTAAGGTTTATAGGATCACAAAGGCTGGAGAACTGACGCTAAGTGTGGGAGCCCTTGGAGAAGACCAGGTTAGAAAAATAGTGAGTTTTCTAAAGGAGAGGGTAAGTCCTTCTGCGGAGATCGTAATAGATAGAACCCTTGGGACTATTTACATAAGGGACGAGGAGGCAAGGATTAAAAGGTTGGAGCCAGCCCTAAGGGATTTTCAAAGAGTAGCTGAAAGGATAGCCCCCGTAGAAGAGAGAATAACAAGGGTCTTTTATCTGAAAAATATAGACGTGGAAGAGGCGTACAGGTTGATTTTACCGAAAATTAAAAAGGACACAGTTATAACCAAGGTACCAACCTTTAACGCCTTGGTAATAACCGACACACCCTCTCAAATTGAAGAATACACCAAAACACTTAAAAGTTTTCTAACTGAAACTCCAAGGGAAAGAAGACCAATAACTAAAATCTTCTACCTTAAATACATATCCCCCGAAGAGTTTATAAGGATGATAGAACCTCTCAGGTCTGAGGCGGGTGTAATATTGAGTGGGGGAGGATTTAAAGTGGAAACTGCACCCCAACAACCCCAAGCAGTTGCAGGACAACAGGCACAAGCCCAAGTGCAAACAGCACCTACCCCTATCCTAAAAGAGTTCAACGCAGTAATGATCACAGACTACCCAGAGGTAATAGAAAACATAATGGATAGGTTCAAAGAATACATAAGCGAGGAGCCTGTAAGAATTAGAATTGAGGCGAGGATAACAGAAGTAAGCGAGGAAGCCCTTAGGGAGTTGGGAATAAATTGGAACGCTTTGTTTTCTAATGCACCAGTTCCACAGGCTTGGTTTGGTGGGGTAGGTTCAAACGTAAGAGCGGAATCTCCTCCACCACCATGGTGGCCGATCCCTGGTCTTTCTCCTGAGCCGGGCGGAATAGCCATATTTACTTATCATAAAGGTATGCTAAACGCCCTCAATTTAAGGATATCCGCCCTAGAGAGAATAGCAGCCATAAAAAACATTGCAAAGCCCTCAGTTTTAACCATCAACGGACAGAAGGCTACTATAAAGCAAGGCATCCAGGTGCCTTATCAAACTGCAGCGGTGGGTGCGGGTGGAACTGCTGTTCCAAACATTCAATTTAAAGACGTAGTATTACAGCTTGATGTAACTCCTATAGTCTCTCCAGATGG encodes the following:
- a CDS encoding SCO family protein → MRWVLVLLTVFGVLTLSWAVPMPKDHEGFFDPTILKIEEEKYLGKQVADVEFTDEHGRTHKLLDYIKGHPTALILGYYTCDSACPLIIKNAIEASKNISKDFRGIVLSFDKEDTLRDLQEFKKKLGISPSSRWTFGIMKEEDIKKLSQSLGYRFFYSRQDRVFVHPNVVIFIDPEGKVSRYLYGISPRETDFRIALAEAETFRITKNTIVDIAFMVCYKYDPNTGKYGLNPVVLFAIAGFTLGSFTLAYAFIKRAKEV
- a CDS encoding cytochrome c oxidase subunit I, whose amino-acid sequence is MAVAKAPSIPWYGATLKEWLFTTDHKKVGMLYLVTVLLYFAVAGLFGMLIRFEQTVPGIQLPSLFGKTGADLYNYLLTGHGAVILLWWAVNVWVGGFANILVPLMIGAKDVAFPRLNAFGYWAFFGASVLVLLTLIPQNWIMMLWTGYPPYSINENAGSTILYVAIVTLYGVSSTAGSVNMITTIVSLRAKGLGWTKLNLFVHSIMAASLINLFGVPALLGAVALLFTDKYLGTNFYNPALGGDPLFYQHLLWFYSHPVVYIMILPAFGVFSEVISTMSRKPIFGYISMMLAIYAIASVGFFTWVHHMFVSGVPDWARVIFSYTTLFVAVPTGIKIFNWVATLHKGAIRFNAPMLFTLGGILMFLIGGLTGIPNAMVSIDLGVSDSLFVVGHFHYVLGMALTFGAFSGMYYWYPKIIGKMYSEGLAKLSFWLMLIGSNIFYFFQMYMGMVHGMPRRYADYPPIPEWVSLMQIQTVGAVILGIGILLSFINWIKSLWGPKAPDNPWGSPSLEWTMTDTPVGPHNFKKYPVEVPEDWHPYAYYKGYHTHI
- a CDS encoding class I SAM-dependent methyltransferase gives rise to the protein MHKFDPEKLKKLDDPERLSLFDPEAVLKSFGLKPGMTVLDVGTGAGFYLPYLSKMVSDSGKVYAIDISPEAVEYARNKVSQLGLKNVEVLLSQENQIPLPDNTVDFTYMAFVFHELEDPVKFLKELERVSKPISYLALIDWKKEERDKGPPPEEVYSEWEVGMILEEAGLRVGRVVEVGPYAYGFYAMFVKQ
- a CDS encoding UDP-N-acetylmuramoyl-L-alanyl-D-glutamate--2,6-diaminopimelate ligase; the protein is MEPSKIKGITQNSKEVQEGWVFVAIKGSSTDGHNFVQEALSRGASLVFVERDVGIKDERIIKVEDTRKFLGELANEFFGRPSERLKVVGITGTNGKTTSSHIVEAVLNAGGIPTGLIGTIYYRFKNKIYEYEGRTTPDPIQWHRTLKQMLEDGAEVVACEVSSHALDQRRVWGTKFFITAFTNLSQDHLDYHGSMENYFRAKLRLFVEYPQEYSLINIDDEYGRRILEELKGKAITYGRNGNLRIIDFETSIEGSKLTLEWEGRTYKFSSNLRGEFQAYNLSLGILVGFLFGLDAETIQHGVERVIVPGRFETFFKEGKLAIVDYAHTPDALEKVLITARRLTKGKLWVVFGAGGNRDKTKRPLMGKVAGKWADFVVITSDNPRWEEPEAIIEDILKGIEQKQKVFVQKDRKEAIKFALQNAKEGDVVLIAGKGHEDYQEIKGVKYPFKDQDVVKEVLNV
- the coxB gene encoding cytochrome c oxidase subunit II is translated as MKYLLTLLALTGSVFAEEVLAYPRVYWENSVKVWFWVAVIIYLIVAIPSIYFAIKYRYKKGEREEGEHIEGNTALEVVWTVIPTIIVLFLGTYSFANFVKQRNAPEGALELKVVAFMWGWEFEYPNGKKVYAFFNPEGFTAPEEQKAYIPAGKPVKVYLTSRDVIHSFFVHPAKITEDAVPGRITKLWFQINKPGEYFVFCREYCGTWHARMFAILKVVPEEEFNKWLGGAEPAQQTSSIEANITTQ
- the mtnP gene encoding S-methyl-5'-thioadenosine phosphorylase, with translation MLGIIGGSGLYRMDGLKNLREVSLNTPFGEPSSPVILGELSGKQVAFISRHGLNHQYPPSLVPYRANLWAFKELGVKRVLAISAVGAINERFKPGDFVVVDDLIDLTKRREDTFYKGAYSVEVQGEDKPSKLLREKKVVHVDMTQAYCPHMRKVLIETLEELKLSYHPAGVYACTEGPRFETPAEIRAIKLLGGDVVGMTGYPEVALARELGMCCASLCVVANPAAGIAGYRLTSEEVILMMKNKEEEIKKVLRLFVANLPEERLCKCEESLEGAEV
- the radC gene encoding RadC family protein, producing MYPKKSIRELPKDLRPREKLAKFGASNLSDEELLAVIFGSGTKGEDVISLASKVVSLGWETLMSMDVEELTKKIKGLGFAKACQLKAVIELAKRINDPYGDFKISNPQDAYNFVKKKVLFDERREHLIALYLTPTNKVVDYEVVAIGKMNSLYAEPKDILYTAVKKACSSLIVLHNHPKGDARPSKEDIEFTKRLKQACELLGFELLDHIIINQKEFFSFRSNGLL
- a CDS encoding cytochrome c oxidase subunit 3 is translated as MAHEETHVAHHETSPWGLPVGLVPLVLSLAAVAYFGWGWSLVGLILAGVALVLLVIGVIGWANEHFSKEPDQGLGFQGIVWFVFAEVVIFGSIFAGFWMARVTHATEWVTKWIPEGGMNLPLVGLLTLILWASSFTIWKAEKALEHNDLGGYRMWLIATMVLGTLFIALHAWEWMHLWEKGFTISSNMYGTGFYMLTGVHASHVIVGIGMQLVLLLTSGKALGKITPIKAASFYWHFVDLAWLLVAGTAYIVGSYGTF
- a CDS encoding isoprenyl transferase, with the translated sequence MLKIPRHIAVIMDGNGRWAKERGLPRIAGHYEGVKRAEEVVYACQELGVEFLTLYTFSTENWKRPKEEIKALFELFENYLTKKVPELKKRDIKLKFIGRRDRLPKSTLKVMDYAEKETKNCTSLTVILAVDYGGRDEIIRAVNKLLNSGIKSITEEQFAQFLDLVGIPEPDLLIRTAGEERVSNFLLWHIAYTEFYFSPVYWPDFTKEELIKALEDFSCRERKFGAVL
- a CDS encoding phosphatidate cytidylyltransferase, translating into MRFSKGREGVGLLIGVATFLSAFLPNSMFLLFLCLLAFGMARELGKALGASEVSYLAPLVLVLSVFSFELGIAGVLLLAFLFAYLRWSLDCLLKAVFVLIYAGFLPIYLYMVKSQSSWELIKLVFFAYTVDTASYYAGKLFGKRPLAVRLSPKKTWEGLAGGMLGGMLFFYFINKPVLLAVPFVLIALAGDLFKSFIKRQVGIKDFSNLLGEHGGLVDRFDSVLFVAIFWKFL